From Afipia carboxidovorans OM5, one genomic window encodes:
- a CDS encoding TolC family outer membrane protein, producing the protein MIRRHSGQRCGAVAGLLMLGVAAGVQPVAGETLPEALAKAYQSSPQLNAQRAQQRATDENVPQALAGYRPQIVASLSAGLQTVRNTLPDNAIQAQGQKPWQIGVTVTQTLFNGFKTSSSVRVAEFQVLSGREALRNIGQGVLLDAVTAYMNVIANQALVETQKLNVQFLRETLGVARTRLEAGDVTPTDTAQAEARLSRGLADLNAAQVALQISEATYAQVIGSPPGRLAPAPTVDRFIPHSQQAAIDRATRQNPAVIAASYDVDVATATISVAESSLLPQVNVQGTVSRQSDGDPFLSVKRSDQATVLGQINVPIYDGGLAASQTRQAKEVVMQSRQVLEQVRNQARTAALSAYITNEGAKVGLSAAESEVKAATVALAGVRREAQAGQRTTLDVLNSQADLTAARSRQILSQRDRVIASYTLLSAIGKLDVRTLGLNTPDYLPEVHYHQVRDAWHGLRTPSGQ; encoded by the coding sequence ATGATTCGTCGGCATTCAGGGCAGCGTTGCGGGGCGGTGGCGGGACTGCTGATGCTCGGCGTGGCGGCGGGCGTGCAGCCCGTAGCCGGCGAAACGCTGCCGGAAGCCCTCGCCAAGGCCTACCAGTCGAGCCCGCAGCTCAACGCCCAGCGTGCCCAGCAGCGCGCGACCGACGAGAACGTGCCGCAGGCGCTCGCAGGCTACCGCCCGCAGATCGTGGCCAGCCTGTCTGCGGGCTTGCAGACGGTCCGCAATACCCTTCCCGACAATGCGATTCAGGCTCAGGGGCAGAAGCCCTGGCAGATCGGCGTCACCGTAACCCAGACGCTGTTCAACGGCTTCAAGACCTCGTCGAGTGTCCGGGTCGCCGAATTCCAGGTGCTGTCAGGGCGCGAGGCCCTGCGCAATATCGGCCAGGGCGTGCTGCTCGACGCGGTGACGGCCTATATGAACGTCATCGCCAATCAGGCGCTGGTCGAGACCCAGAAGCTCAACGTCCAGTTCCTGCGCGAGACACTCGGCGTCGCCCGCACCCGTCTTGAGGCCGGCGACGTGACGCCGACCGACACCGCACAAGCCGAGGCGCGGCTGAGCCGCGGGCTCGCCGACCTCAACGCCGCACAGGTCGCGCTCCAGATCAGCGAGGCGACCTATGCGCAGGTGATCGGCTCGCCGCCGGGACGGCTTGCTCCTGCGCCCACGGTGGACCGCTTCATCCCGCACAGCCAGCAGGCGGCGATTGACCGCGCCACCCGCCAGAACCCGGCGGTGATCGCGGCCTCCTATGACGTCGATGTTGCCACCGCCACCATCAGCGTCGCGGAATCGAGCCTGCTGCCGCAGGTCAACGTGCAGGGCACGGTCAGCCGCCAGTCCGACGGCGATCCGTTCCTCAGCGTGAAGCGCTCCGATCAGGCGACCGTCCTCGGCCAGATCAACGTGCCGATCTACGATGGCGGTCTCGCCGCCTCGCAGACCCGGCAGGCCAAGGAAGTCGTGATGCAGAGCCGGCAGGTGCTGGAGCAGGTCCGTAATCAGGCACGGACAGCGGCGCTCAGCGCCTACATCACCAATGAAGGCGCAAAGGTCGGTCTTTCGGCCGCCGAAAGCGAAGTGAAGGCAGCAACTGTTGCCCTTGCCGGCGTGCGGCGCGAGGCGCAGGCGGGCCAGCGCACCACACTCGACGTACTGAACTCGCAGGCCGACCTTACCGCCGCGCGCAGCCGCCAGATCCTCAGCCAGCGCGATCGGGTGATCGCCTCCTACACCTTGCTGAGTGCAATCGGAAAGCTCGACGTCCGCACCCTCGGCCTCAACACCCCGGATTATCTGCCCGAAGTTCACTACCATCAGGTGCGTGACGCATGGCACGGCCTGCGCACACCATCGGGACAGTAA
- a CDS encoding efflux RND transporter periplasmic adaptor subunit, producing the protein MADQFGRKRAVLSLFGVLAVAGAAYSAYQYTTSRPQMSDISSKAVQDPTHYKPTSLEWATLTIAPVTDRVFRAEHVTEGKISIDEDRSTQVFSPYTGRVTKLLVRPGEQVAQGQPLFVLEAADTVQSQNDFIAALTASNKAQSALDLAQTQGKRAKELFDGKAIPLKDYQSAQATLIQAENDMRSAQTALEASRNRLRILGLSEEAITSFQDKGRINPEVTVVSPIAGTVVQRKVGPGQYISAGATDPVFVIGDLSTVWLTGYVREADADEIAVGQDISFTVLASPGRERNARIDYVATAIDPVTRRLTIRATIDNADRSLKPEMFANVTIYSPGDHSSVAVPRQALIYEADRVRLWVAHDDHTIELRTVQTGLSNGDFVEVKDKLFSGEQVVVKGGLFIDRAASGS; encoded by the coding sequence ATGGCCGACCAGTTTGGTCGCAAACGCGCCGTGCTGAGCCTTTTCGGTGTGCTCGCCGTCGCGGGCGCCGCTTATAGCGCCTACCAGTACACGACGAGCCGCCCTCAGATGTCCGACATCTCGAGCAAGGCGGTGCAGGACCCCACGCATTACAAGCCGACGTCGCTCGAGTGGGCGACCCTCACGATCGCGCCGGTCACCGACCGCGTGTTCCGTGCCGAGCATGTCACCGAGGGCAAGATCTCGATCGACGAGGATCGCTCGACGCAGGTGTTCTCGCCCTATACCGGGCGTGTGACCAAACTTCTGGTGCGCCCCGGCGAGCAGGTTGCGCAAGGCCAGCCGCTGTTCGTTCTCGAAGCGGCCGATACCGTGCAATCGCAGAACGATTTCATCGCGGCGCTGACGGCTTCGAACAAGGCGCAGTCCGCGCTCGACCTTGCGCAGACGCAGGGCAAGCGCGCCAAGGAATTGTTCGACGGCAAAGCGATCCCGCTCAAGGATTATCAGTCCGCGCAGGCCACGTTGATCCAGGCGGAAAACGATATGCGCTCGGCGCAGACCGCGCTTGAAGCGTCGCGTAATCGCCTGCGTATTCTCGGCCTCAGCGAGGAGGCGATCACCTCGTTCCAGGACAAGGGCCGCATCAATCCCGAGGTGACGGTGGTCTCGCCGATTGCGGGCACCGTGGTTCAGCGCAAGGTCGGCCCTGGCCAGTACATCAGCGCGGGCGCGACCGATCCGGTCTTTGTGATCGGTGACCTCTCCACCGTGTGGCTGACGGGCTATGTCCGCGAAGCCGATGCGGACGAGATCGCGGTGGGGCAGGATATCTCCTTCACCGTGCTCGCCTCGCCCGGACGCGAGCGGAATGCCCGCATCGATTACGTCGCCACCGCGATCGATCCGGTCACGCGGCGGCTCACCATTCGCGCGACGATCGACAATGCCGATCGCAGCCTGAAGCCGGAGATGTTCGCGAACGTCACGATCTATTCGCCGGGCGATCACTCTTCCGTTGCCGTGCCCCGGCAGGCGCTGATCTATGAGGCGGACCGCGTCCGGCTTTGGGTCGCTCACGACGACCACACCATCGAGCTGCGCACGGTGCAGACCGGCCTTTCCAACGGCGATTTCGTCGAGGTGAAGGACAAGCTCTTTTCCGGTGAGCAGGTCGTCGTCAAAGGCGGGCTGTTCATCGATCGCGCGGCGTCCGGCAGCTAG
- a CDS encoding M20 aminoacylase family protein, which produces MPIVNRISEFQPDIAAWRHELHAHPELMYEVHRTAAFVAEKLRAFGCDEVVTGLGRTGVVGRIRGRKPAGEGGLKVVALRADMDALPIEEETGAEYRSTVPGRMHACGHDGHTAMLLGAARYLAETRNFAGDAVLIFQPAEEGGAGAAAMLDDGLVEKFGIDEVYGMHNAPGMAVGSFALRAGPAMASTDHVDIEIEGVGGHAAAPHKAVDPVLAGAQLMVALQSIVSRAADPLDPAVISICQFRAGEARNVIPQTASLAGTVRTLTAPMRDLVESRVREVVAGVATQSGTKIDLSYRRGYPVLVNHPAQTDVAARVAGEVAGQGRVSTDFPPLMGAEDFAYMLEARPGAFIFLGNGDTAGWHHPAYDFNDEAIVFGTSYWVRLVETQLAG; this is translated from the coding sequence ATGCCGATCGTCAATCGCATCTCCGAATTCCAGCCCGATATCGCCGCTTGGCGGCACGAGCTGCACGCACACCCCGAGCTGATGTACGAGGTGCATCGCACGGCGGCGTTCGTCGCGGAGAAATTGCGTGCGTTCGGCTGCGATGAGGTCGTGACCGGCCTCGGGCGCACTGGTGTCGTGGGACGCATCAGGGGCCGCAAGCCCGCGGGTGAGGGCGGGCTCAAGGTCGTCGCACTGCGCGCGGATATGGACGCGCTGCCGATCGAGGAGGAGACCGGCGCAGAGTATCGCTCGACCGTGCCCGGCCGGATGCATGCCTGCGGCCATGATGGCCACACTGCGATGCTGCTCGGCGCGGCGCGCTATCTCGCCGAGACGCGCAATTTTGCCGGCGATGCCGTGCTGATCTTCCAGCCCGCGGAGGAAGGCGGTGCTGGCGCGGCCGCGATGCTCGACGACGGGCTGGTGGAGAAATTCGGCATCGACGAAGTCTACGGCATGCACAATGCGCCCGGCATGGCGGTCGGCTCGTTTGCGCTGCGCGCCGGGCCTGCGATGGCCTCGACCGACCATGTCGATATTGAAATCGAAGGGGTCGGCGGTCACGCCGCCGCGCCTCACAAAGCGGTCGATCCGGTTTTGGCGGGAGCGCAGCTTATGGTGGCGCTGCAGTCGATCGTCTCGCGTGCCGCCGATCCGCTCGATCCGGCGGTGATCTCGATCTGCCAGTTCAGGGCGGGTGAGGCGCGCAACGTCATTCCGCAGACGGCGAGCCTTGCTGGTACCGTCCGCACGCTGACAGCCCCGATGCGCGATCTCGTGGAGTCGCGGGTGCGGGAGGTCGTGGCCGGCGTTGCCACCCAGAGCGGAACGAAGATCGACCTCAGCTACCGGCGCGGCTATCCCGTTCTCGTGAACCATCCGGCCCAGACCGACGTTGCCGCGCGGGTGGCGGGCGAGGTGGCCGGGCAGGGGCGCGTCAGCACCGATTTCCCGCCGCTGATGGGCGCGGAGGATTTCGCCTACATGCTGGAGGCGCGGCCGGGAGCGTTCATCTTCCTCGGCAATGGCGACACCGCAGGCTGGCACCACCCGGCCTATGACTTCAACGACGAGGCCATCGTCTTTGGAACGTCCTACTGGGTGCGGCTGGTCGAAACCCAGCTTGCGGGCTGA
- a CDS encoding GMC family oxidoreductase, with product MPNRLEGDYDYIVVGAGTAGCIVSNRLSANPKNRVLTLEAGGLDNWIWFHIPVGYLFAIGNPRSDWMFRTEPEPGLNGRSLHYPRGKVIGGCSAINAMVSMRGQAADYDHWRQLGLDGWGWDDVLKSFKSLEDHYLGATEYHGAGGGWRIEPPRISWDVLDAIANAAEQMGIRKIPDFNTGDNEGSSYFQVNQHRGRRWSSARGFLKPALKRPNLRLETGVLVDKLIIENGRAVGVRFSRGTETFEARAKGEVILTSGSIGSVQVLHRSGIGPREWLEPLGITPILDRQGVGRNLQDHLQQRAIFKVSGIKTLNEIYASLMQRAWMGIDYALRRRGPLTMAPSQLGIFTRSSPDHERANIQFHAQPLSLDKFGDPLHDFPAITLSACNLRPTSRGEVKLRSAAPDDKPIIAPHYLTTDEDRRVAADAIRVTRKIMQQPAMAPYKPEEYLPGPAVSDDDEALAKAAGDIGTTIFHPVGTAKMGLPNDPFAVVDARLRFYGIERLRVIDASVMPTITSGNTNTPTAMIAEKGSSFVLADNR from the coding sequence ATGCCGAACCGTCTTGAAGGTGACTATGACTATATTGTCGTCGGCGCCGGCACTGCCGGCTGCATCGTTTCCAACCGATTGTCAGCCAATCCCAAGAATCGCGTGCTGACGCTCGAAGCCGGTGGCCTCGACAACTGGATCTGGTTTCACATTCCGGTCGGTTATCTGTTCGCGATCGGCAATCCGCGCTCGGACTGGATGTTTCGCACCGAGCCTGAACCCGGCCTCAACGGCCGCTCGCTGCATTATCCCCGCGGCAAGGTGATCGGCGGCTGCTCGGCGATCAATGCCATGGTGTCCATGCGCGGACAGGCGGCCGATTACGACCATTGGCGCCAGCTCGGCCTCGACGGCTGGGGCTGGGACGACGTGCTGAAATCGTTCAAGTCGCTGGAAGACCATTATCTCGGCGCGACCGAGTATCACGGCGCGGGCGGCGGCTGGCGAATCGAACCGCCGCGCATTTCGTGGGACGTGCTCGACGCCATCGCCAACGCAGCCGAGCAGATGGGCATCCGCAAGATTCCCGACTTCAACACTGGCGACAATGAAGGCTCGAGCTACTTTCAGGTCAATCAGCATCGCGGCCGGCGCTGGTCATCGGCGCGCGGCTTCCTCAAGCCGGCGTTGAAGCGGCCAAACCTGCGGCTTGAGACGGGCGTCCTCGTCGACAAGCTCATTATCGAGAACGGCCGCGCGGTCGGCGTGCGGTTCAGCCGCGGCACCGAGACTTTCGAGGCGCGCGCCAAGGGCGAAGTGATCCTGACTTCCGGCTCGATCGGCTCCGTTCAGGTCCTGCATCGCTCTGGCATCGGACCGCGGGAATGGCTCGAACCACTCGGCATTACTCCGATCCTCGACCGTCAGGGCGTGGGACGAAATCTGCAGGACCATCTGCAGCAGCGCGCGATCTTCAAGGTGTCCGGCATCAAGACGCTCAACGAGATTTATGCCTCGCTCATGCAGCGCGCCTGGATGGGGATCGACTATGCGCTGCGCCGGCGCGGGCCGCTCACCATGGCGCCCTCGCAACTCGGCATCTTCACGCGCTCCAGCCCCGACCATGAGCGCGCCAACATCCAGTTTCACGCTCAACCGCTGTCGCTCGACAAGTTCGGCGATCCGCTGCACGACTTTCCCGCCATCACGCTCAGTGCCTGCAACCTGCGGCCGACCTCGCGCGGCGAAGTGAAGCTGCGTTCCGCCGCACCAGACGACAAGCCAATCATCGCGCCGCATTACCTCACGACCGACGAGGACCGCAGGGTTGCAGCCGATGCGATCCGCGTCACGCGCAAGATCATGCAGCAGCCGGCGATGGCGCCCTACAAGCCCGAGGAATATCTCCCCGGCCCCGCCGTCAGCGACGACGACGAGGCGCTTGCCAAGGCAGCGGGCGATATCGGCACCACGATTTTCCATCCGGTTGGAACCGCGAAGATGGGCCTTCCCAATGATCCCTTCGCGGTGGTCGATGCGCGGCTGCGGTTTTATGGAATCGAGCGATTGCGCGTCATCGACGCTTCGGTAATGCCGACCATCACCTCGGGGAACACCAATACGCCGACCGCCATGATTGCGGAAAAAGGCTCCTCTTTCGTGCTCGCAGATAATCGTTAG
- a CDS encoding aspartate aminotransferase family protein produces MVKANLDISEIVADRQFQRGALHTRYLNEQLVRVLKTIGYDVGFQRGQGQYLFDRDNVRYLDLLSGFGVFALGRNHPVIRDALKSVLDSEYANLVQLDISTLAGVLAERLIAHVPYLDKVFFANSGTECVEASIKFARGATGRTKIVYCDHGYHGLSYGSLSLTDDANFRGGFGPLLPDCSVIPFNDLAALEQALASRDVAAFVVEPIQGKGINIPDDDYLPGVAALCKKYGTIFVADEIQCGLGRTGRFLAVEHWNVEPDMVLLSKSLSGGHVPVGAVLTRKAIFDKIFDRMDRAVVHGSTFAKNDLAMAAGIATLDVLKSEKLIENAEHCGNRLNASISAMIPRYELLKKVRVKGLMVGIEFGPPKSLALKASWNLLETASKGLFCQLITIPLFKDHKILTQVAGHASHTVKMLPPLTITDEDCTWIETSLDEVIAASHRVPGAVWSLGKTLVDNAVRKSA; encoded by the coding sequence ATGGTGAAAGCAAATCTAGACATTTCCGAGATAGTCGCCGACCGCCAGTTTCAGCGCGGCGCGCTGCATACGAGATACCTGAACGAACAGCTCGTCCGGGTTCTTAAAACGATTGGTTACGACGTCGGGTTCCAGCGCGGGCAGGGCCAATACCTGTTCGATCGCGATAATGTCCGTTATCTCGACCTTTTGAGCGGGTTTGGCGTGTTTGCGCTCGGCCGCAACCATCCCGTGATTCGCGACGCTCTGAAAAGCGTGCTCGACAGCGAGTATGCGAACCTCGTCCAGCTCGATATTTCGACGCTGGCAGGTGTGCTGGCGGAACGCCTGATTGCGCATGTGCCCTACCTCGATAAGGTGTTTTTCGCCAATTCCGGGACCGAATGCGTCGAGGCGTCGATCAAGTTCGCCCGCGGCGCGACCGGACGGACCAAGATCGTCTATTGCGACCACGGCTACCACGGCCTCAGCTACGGCTCGCTGTCGCTCACTGACGATGCGAATTTCCGCGGCGGCTTCGGCCCGCTGCTGCCCGATTGCTCGGTCATTCCCTTCAACGATCTCGCCGCACTGGAGCAGGCGCTGGCGTCGCGCGACGTCGCGGCTTTCGTTGTCGAGCCGATCCAGGGCAAGGGCATCAATATTCCGGACGACGATTATCTGCCGGGCGTTGCGGCGCTCTGCAAGAAGTACGGCACGATCTTTGTCGCCGACGAAATCCAGTGCGGCCTTGGACGCACCGGCCGCTTCCTCGCGGTCGAGCACTGGAATGTTGAGCCCGACATGGTGCTGCTGTCGAAGTCGCTCTCGGGCGGTCATGTGCCGGTCGGTGCGGTGCTGACGCGCAAGGCGATCTTCGACAAGATTTTCGATCGCATGGACCGTGCTGTCGTCCACGGCTCGACCTTTGCCAAGAACGATCTTGCGATGGCGGCGGGTATCGCGACGCTCGACGTTCTGAAGTCCGAGAAGTTGATCGAGAATGCCGAGCACTGCGGCAACCGCCTCAATGCGTCGATCAGCGCGATGATCCCGCGCTACGAGCTTCTGAAAAAGGTGCGCGTCAAGGGCCTGATGGTCGGCATCGAGTTCGGGCCGCCGAAGTCGCTGGCGCTCAAGGCATCGTGGAATTTGCTGGAAACGGCGAGCAAGGGGCTGTTCTGCCAGCTCATCACCATTCCGCTGTTCAAGGATCACAAGATCCTGACGCAGGTCGCGGGGCATGCGAGCCATACGGTGAAGATGCTGCCGCCGCTCACCATCACGGATGAAGATTGCACCTGGATCGAGACGTCGCTCGACGAGGTGATCGCGGCGAGCCATCGCGTGCCGGGAGCGGTGTGGTCGCTCGGCAAGACGCTGGTGGACAACGCGGTGCGGAAGTCGGCGTGA
- a CDS encoding efflux RND transporter permease subunit — protein MDRLVAFAVHRRFVILGLFAAMVIGGVIAFEKLNIEAYPDPTAPMVDIVTQSAGMSAEEIERYITIPIETQVAGIKNLRTIRTISLYGLSDVKLQFSFDYTYDEALQQVLNRLSQLPPLPGGAQPQISPLSPIGEIYRYRLVGPPNYSVVDLKTLQDWVLQRRFRSVPGVIDVTGWGGKTKTYELQVDFNKLAAAGLSLPQLLQAVGNANVNVGGSTVEIGTQSAVVRGVGAIRSVEDIANTMITQSGGTPILVKDVAKVEIGWKPRLGIAGMNNDDDIVQGIVLMRRGEKSSPTIARVGEAVEQINNSGVLPPGVRIERIYDRKDLIDTTTATVLHNMVFGIVLIVLLQWLFLGDLRSALIVGATIPFALFFAVVILVLRGESANLLSVGAIDFGLIVDGTVIMVEAIFRRLSHTTELSPSEEKAISPDTVMDMKGHAMLSAAADVSRSIFFAAAIIIAAFLPLFTLSGVEGNIFGPMARTYAYALVGGLLATFTVTPALSAIILPAHVREVETRIVRWLHAVYAPLLAWAVKNTRTVMAAAGMLFILSLFAVRLLGLEFLPKLEEGNLWIRATLPSTISLEAGNTYVNEMRRLIAERPEVQSVVSQHGRPDDGTDAAGFFNAEFFAPLKPVKQWPNSHDKDDVTAEILKDLQAKFPGVEFNFSQYLQDNVAEAVSGVKGENSIKLYGNDLVELTETANKIKSVLATVRGVTDLSVFTSLGQPTIRIDIDRIRAARYGLSPGDINATIRVAIGGESAGELYEPGSDRHFPIIVRLAPEYRKSAESIQNLRIGVQGANGSVTQIPLSEVATIKLVSGAAYIYREQQQRYLPIKFSVRERDLGSAIREAQQKVAEEVHLPSGTRAEWVGEFGNLQDAIKRLSVVVPISLALIAVLLWFNFGSVTDTLLAMSVIPMAVLGGVLGLLLSGVPFSVSAAIGFIALFGVAVMDGIIMLSQYNQLIDEGLDRVKAVIRTGELQMRPVLMTCAVAGIGLLPAAISTGIGSQVQKPLALVVVSGMAVAPFVILVTLPVLILTFSRHGR, from the coding sequence ATCGACCGTCTGGTTGCCTTTGCCGTCCATCGTCGCTTCGTCATTCTCGGCCTGTTTGCCGCGATGGTCATCGGCGGCGTTATCGCGTTCGAGAAGCTCAATATCGAAGCCTATCCCGACCCGACGGCGCCGATGGTCGACATCGTGACCCAGAGTGCGGGCATGTCGGCGGAGGAGATCGAGCGCTACATCACGATTCCGATCGAGACGCAGGTCGCAGGCATCAAGAACCTGCGGACCATCCGCACGATCTCGCTCTACGGTCTCTCCGACGTCAAACTGCAGTTCTCATTCGACTACACTTACGATGAAGCGCTGCAGCAGGTGCTGAACCGGTTGTCGCAACTGCCGCCATTGCCGGGCGGGGCGCAGCCGCAGATCTCGCCGCTTAGCCCGATCGGCGAAATCTACCGCTATCGTCTTGTCGGGCCGCCGAACTACAGCGTCGTCGATCTCAAGACCTTGCAGGATTGGGTGCTGCAGCGCCGCTTCCGCTCGGTGCCCGGCGTGATCGACGTGACGGGGTGGGGCGGCAAGACCAAGACTTATGAACTGCAGGTCGATTTCAACAAGCTCGCCGCGGCGGGCCTGTCGCTGCCGCAGCTTCTGCAGGCCGTGGGCAATGCCAACGTCAATGTCGGCGGCAGCACGGTCGAGATCGGAACGCAGTCGGCCGTGGTGCGCGGCGTGGGCGCGATCCGCAGTGTGGAAGACATCGCCAACACGATGATCACCCAGAGCGGCGGCACCCCCATCCTCGTCAAGGACGTTGCCAAGGTCGAGATCGGCTGGAAGCCGCGGCTTGGCATCGCCGGCATGAACAATGACGACGATATTGTGCAAGGCATCGTGCTGATGCGGCGCGGCGAAAAGAGTTCGCCAACGATTGCGCGTGTCGGCGAAGCGGTCGAGCAGATCAATAATTCGGGCGTGTTGCCGCCCGGCGTGCGGATCGAGCGCATCTACGACCGCAAGGACCTGATCGACACCACGACGGCCACCGTTCTGCACAACATGGTGTTCGGCATTGTGCTGATCGTGCTGCTGCAGTGGCTGTTCCTCGGCGATCTGCGCAGCGCGCTGATCGTCGGCGCGACGATTCCGTTCGCGCTGTTCTTTGCGGTCGTCATTCTGGTTTTACGCGGGGAATCCGCGAATCTTCTGTCGGTCGGCGCGATCGACTTCGGATTGATCGTCGACGGCACCGTCATCATGGTCGAGGCGATCTTCCGACGACTGTCGCACACCACCGAGTTGTCGCCGTCGGAAGAAAAGGCGATCTCGCCCGACACTGTCATGGACATGAAGGGGCACGCGATGCTGAGCGCTGCCGCCGACGTGTCGCGTTCGATCTTCTTTGCAGCAGCGATCATCATCGCGGCATTCCTGCCGCTGTTCACGCTGAGCGGCGTCGAGGGCAACATCTTCGGCCCGATGGCGCGCACCTATGCCTACGCGCTGGTCGGCGGTCTGCTCGCGACCTTCACCGTGACGCCGGCGCTGAGCGCCATCATCCTGCCCGCGCATGTCCGCGAAGTCGAAACCCGGATCGTGCGGTGGCTGCATGCGGTCTACGCGCCGCTGCTCGCATGGGCGGTGAAGAATACGCGGACCGTGATGGCGGCGGCCGGCATGCTGTTCATCCTGTCGTTGTTCGCGGTGCGGCTGCTTGGCCTCGAATTCCTGCCGAAGCTCGAGGAGGGCAACCTCTGGATTCGCGCGACGTTGCCGTCGACGATTTCGCTCGAGGCAGGCAACACCTACGTCAACGAGATGCGGCGGCTGATTGCCGAGCGGCCCGAGGTTCAGTCGGTGGTGTCGCAGCATGGCCGCCCCGACGACGGCACGGATGCTGCGGGCTTCTTCAATGCGGAATTCTTTGCGCCGCTGAAGCCCGTGAAGCAGTGGCCGAACTCGCACGACAAGGATGATGTCACCGCCGAAATCCTGAAGGACCTGCAGGCGAAATTCCCCGGCGTCGAGTTCAACTTCTCGCAATATCTGCAGGACAACGTTGCCGAAGCCGTGTCCGGCGTGAAGGGCGAAAACTCGATCAAGCTCTACGGCAACGATCTGGTCGAGCTCACCGAGACGGCGAACAAGATCAAGTCCGTGCTGGCGACGGTGCGCGGCGTCACCGATCTGTCGGTGTTCACCTCGCTCGGCCAGCCGACCATCCGCATCGATATCGATCGCATCCGCGCTGCGCGCTACGGCCTGTCGCCCGGCGACATCAATGCGACGATCCGTGTGGCGATAGGCGGCGAATCCGCGGGCGAATTGTACGAGCCCGGCAGCGATCGTCATTTCCCGATCATCGTTCGCCTTGCGCCGGAATACCGCAAGAGCGCCGAGAGCATCCAGAATCTGCGTATCGGTGTGCAGGGCGCGAACGGCAGCGTGACGCAAATCCCGCTGAGCGAAGTCGCGACCATCAAGCTCGTCTCCGGTGCGGCCTATATTTATCGCGAGCAGCAGCAGCGCTATTTGCCGATCAAGTTCTCGGTGCGTGAGCGCGACCTCGGCAGTGCCATCCGCGAAGCGCAGCAGAAGGTCGCGGAGGAGGTCCATCTGCCATCCGGCACGCGGGCGGAGTGGGTCGGCGAGTTCGGCAACCTGCAGGACGCGATCAAGCGGCTGTCGGTCGTGGTGCCGATCAGCCTCGCGCTGATTGCCGTGCTGCTGTGGTTCAATTTCGGTTCGGTCACCGACACGCTGCTTGCGATGAGCGTGATCCCGATGGCGGTGCTGGGCGGCGTGCTCGGACTTCTGTTAAGCGGGGTGCCGTTCAGCGTGTCGGCGGCGATCGGCTTCATCGCGCTGTTCGGTGTTGCCGTGATGGACGGCATCATCATGCTGTCGCAATACAATCAGTTGATCGACGAGGGGCTCGACCGCGTCAAGGCGGTGATCCGCACTGGCGAATTGCAGATGCGCCCGGTGCTGATGACGTGCGCCGTCGCCGGCATCGGCCTGTTGCCGGCGGCGATCTCGACCGGCATTGGCTCGCAGGTGCAGAAGCCGCTCGCGCTCGTCGTGGTGTCGGGCATGGCGGTTGCGCCGTTCGTGATCCTCGTCACGCTGCCGGTGCTGATCCTGACCTTCTCGCGGCACGGCCGGTAG